The Candidatus Dependentiae bacterium genome segment AGCATGAAGAAATTGAATTTGTTCTATTTGATTCTAGCACTCAATTACATTTATGAAGATCCACTATTCGCAACTCCTAATCGAAATATTACTTGGACAAGTAATTCTTGTTGGATTGATTCAGGATTACAATGCATGACAACATTCCACCACTTTAATCAAGCTCTCCAACAGCAAGCACTTCATGAATCTTCATTAGGATATAAGCTTCGCTCTATGCTTAACGAACTCAAAAAAAATTCTAGCAGCCCTGTGAATGTCTCAGATTTCTATCAGTCAGCAGTCGGTCATGGAATAGGAGCCCACGGAACTGGTGGTGGTGATTTCGTTCCATCTATTCTTTTCTACCTTCTCAATAATAATCTTCCCGAGTTTAAAAAATTTTTTAGAATCATAGAGCAGAATAAACGTGGCGAAAAAATAGTTAAAAATGATGCAGTTAAAAACGCTGAAGCTCAAAAAGCAGAAATTCAAAAAGGCTACAAGATTCCAGATAATCTCAAGTTCCCTAAGACTCAAGAAGAGAAAGAGACAAAAGCCCTTCTCATTCAGCAACGAAATAATATACTTGCTCCTTTCGATAAAATTATTCAAGAAAACACGAAAAAAGTTCCATTATTCGAATATAGAGTTTCTTATTATACAACTATTTCAAATACCGATGAAATCACAATCAAGCCTCATAATCAACTAACAAGAATCATTGCACCCTTACATTTACTTCTCAAGCTTTCATCTGAATTTAACCAAAGCAATATCCCACTAAAAATTTCCCCATATTTTTCTCGTTATTCCTACGACCTTCAAGCAAAAGGATTAACAACACCTGGTCATGCAACATGCATGGTTCATGACGGCATAGAGAACTGGTATTTTTATGATGATTTAGGCAAATCTATTAAATTGGTCAATGAAGCAAAAATAGAAGATCTAAAGTATGAAGGCAAACAAAGTGATTTTCTTTACTATAACCGCACAGAGAAATACTCAGTTGACTTAGAAGATCCTTTAGTATTAAGTCATTTTGCACGTGATGGCAATAACGACCAGGTAGAAAGTATATTAAAAACAAGCAACCATGATGTTAACCAAAAAAATGAGGATCTTTTTTCGCCTCTTCACTGGGCTATATTAAGCGAACAGCCTGAGATCGTAGAAATACTTATTGACTCTGGAGCAAATGTTAACGCAAAAACAATTTCAGACGAAACACCACTTCACTTTGCTGCACTAGTTGGTTCAACTTCCATCATAGATTCTCTGATCAAACAAGGAGCTTCTATTGAGGCTATCAATAGCTCGAATAACACTCCACTCCATTACGCTGTAAAAGAGTTCAACGTAGGCGCCACAGAACTCTTATTAGACTATGGCGCAAATGTTAATGCAATATCCGATTGCATGTTTCACCCTTTAAATCAAGCAATACACAACACAAGTATTCAAACAAAAAAAGTATCATTACAACTCATACAACTTCTTCTTAGTTTTGGTGCAAATAAAAACCTATCAGATAATGGTGGCAAAAATTCTTATGAACGATGTAACACTATTGGGAATGAATTACTTAAAAATGAAGTCAAAACACTTCTTGATACAATAGTTCAAACGCGTCACCCGTCTCAGCAAAAACCGCTGCAAGACCAATCAGAATTATCATCCAGACTTACGAATCTCAAGTTAGCGCTACAAAAACTAAAAATAAAGCTACTTACTCTACACAACCAGCTTAAATTACTCTCACAAAGTCTTAAGTCTTAGTAAATTCATTTCTTTTTCGATTCTTTTGCCAAACACACAAATCAGATATGCTAAAAGCTATCTTACTCTATTGTTTTTAAAGGAAAAGGAGACCTCATGCAATCCTTGTATGCTATTTTTTTAAGTATAATTTTCATACTTAACAGTTACTCTGCATATGCCGCAATCACAACTCACTCGACACTCTCTGAGTGGAAAAATGAAACTTTTATAAAGTTTAAAGAATCACCTGATTCGCGCAATGTGAATTCTGACTCAATAGGCTTCACAGCTAACATACTTGAAGACTTAATAAACCAATACCAAACTTGGTTCCAAACTACAGATGCAAAAAATTTTCTTGGCAGTTACGCTCAAAAATTAGTAGTTCCAGTTAACAACGAAATCGTTTTAATTGGTGATCTGCAAGGAAGCTACCATTCGCT includes the following:
- a CDS encoding ankyrin repeat domain-containing protein — translated: MKKLNLFYLILALNYIYEDPLFATPNRNITWTSNSCWIDSGLQCMTTFHHFNQALQQQALHESSLGYKLRSMLNELKKNSSSPVNVSDFYQSAVGHGIGAHGTGGGDFVPSILFYLLNNNLPEFKKFFRIIEQNKRGEKIVKNDAVKNAEAQKAEIQKGYKIPDNLKFPKTQEEKETKALLIQQRNNILAPFDKIIQENTKKVPLFEYRVSYYTTISNTDEITIKPHNQLTRIIAPLHLLLKLSSEFNQSNIPLKISPYFSRYSYDLQAKGLTTPGHATCMVHDGIENWYFYDDLGKSIKLVNEAKIEDLKYEGKQSDFLYYNRTEKYSVDLEDPLVLSHFARDGNNDQVESILKTSNHDVNQKNEDLFSPLHWAILSEQPEIVEILIDSGANVNAKTISDETPLHFAALVGSTSIIDSLIKQGASIEAINSSNNTPLHYAVKEFNVGATELLLDYGANVNAISDCMFHPLNQAIHNTSIQTKKVSLQLIQLLLSFGANKNLSDNGGKNSYERCNTIGNELLKNEVKTLLDTIVQTRHPSQQKPLQDQSELSSRLTNLKLALQKLKIKLLTLHNQLKLLSQSLKS